The following are encoded together in the Ralstonia insidiosa genome:
- the kdpE gene encoding two-component system response regulator KdpE, with product MRAMPFTFTPTVLVIDDEPHIRRFVRAALEEEGCEVHEADRVERGLIEAGTRQPDAVILDLGLPDGDGMQLIRELRTWTEVPVLVLSARVDERDKIEALDAGADDYLTKPFGVGELIARLRVLLRRHAKRGEDGGSVIRFGEVEVDLARRLVTRNGEAVHLTPIEYRLLAVLLGRRGTVMTHRELLREVWGPAHSDSSHYLRIYMGHLRHKLERDPARPEYLLTEVGVGYRFTA from the coding sequence ATGCGTGCCATGCCGTTCACATTCACGCCCACCGTCCTCGTCATCGACGACGAACCCCATATCCGCCGCTTCGTCCGCGCTGCGCTGGAGGAAGAAGGCTGCGAAGTCCATGAAGCCGACCGCGTCGAACGCGGGCTGATCGAGGCCGGCACACGCCAGCCGGACGCCGTGATCCTCGACCTTGGCCTGCCCGATGGCGACGGTATGCAGTTGATCCGAGAGTTGCGCACCTGGACGGAGGTGCCGGTGCTGGTGCTCTCGGCCCGCGTAGATGAGCGCGACAAGATCGAGGCGCTCGATGCCGGTGCGGATGACTACCTCACCAAACCCTTTGGCGTGGGCGAACTGATCGCCCGCCTGCGCGTGCTGCTGCGCCGACATGCCAAGCGTGGTGAAGACGGCGGCAGCGTCATCCGCTTCGGCGAGGTGGAGGTCGACCTGGCGCGCCGCCTGGTCACCCGCAACGGCGAGGCCGTGCACCTCACTCCGATCGAATATCGCCTGCTGGCGGTGCTGCTCGGCCGGCGCGGTACCGTGATGACCCACCGCGAGCTGCTGCGCGAAGTCTGGGGCCCAGCGCACTCTGACAGCAGCCACTACCTGCGCATCTATATGGGCCACCTGCGCCACAAGCTTGAGCGCGACCCCGCGCGGCCCGAGTACCTGCTGACCGAGGTCGGCGTCGGGTACCGCTTTACGGCCTGA
- a CDS encoding site-specific integrase: MDADVRAFVVKVTPAGRISYTIRWTKPDGSRGRRVLGYWPDLNPGEARELAKKSLRDVDKTGDTTADVLERRRRKVEAEKIVGTPTLAKFIDDRYADWLAANTKSSAATTARLRKSFAQHLDKPISEFNAWIIEKWRSNRLKANVSASTANRDLSALRGLFSRALEWGLIAEHPMRTVKALQAPSGKVRWLSGDEETRLRMALDAREERERTGRESANAWRAARGYEPMPDLRSLAFVDYLKPAVLLSINTGLRQGELLKLNWQHVNLDRAILTVIDALAKSGKQRHIPLNDEALATLKAWRQQQTQHSIVFASAAGGVRTDVKTAWSKLLNDAKITHFRWHDMRHHFASRLVMAGVDLNTVRELLGHADLTMTLRYAHLAPEHLSAAVAKLNRPVSALASESENA; encoded by the coding sequence GTGGATGCCGACGTGCGCGCGTTCGTGGTGAAGGTGACGCCCGCCGGCCGGATTAGCTACACAATCCGATGGACGAAGCCCGACGGCTCGCGCGGGCGGCGCGTGCTCGGCTACTGGCCAGACTTGAACCCTGGCGAGGCGCGTGAGCTGGCGAAAAAATCCCTGCGCGACGTAGACAAGACGGGCGACACGACAGCGGATGTGCTTGAGCGCCGTCGCCGAAAGGTGGAAGCCGAAAAGATTGTCGGCACGCCAACGCTCGCGAAATTCATCGATGATCGTTACGCCGACTGGCTCGCTGCCAACACCAAAAGCAGCGCTGCGACAACGGCACGTCTGCGCAAGTCGTTCGCCCAACACCTCGACAAGCCGATCAGCGAGTTCAATGCGTGGATCATCGAGAAGTGGCGCTCCAACCGCCTCAAGGCTAACGTCAGCGCATCCACAGCCAATCGAGACCTATCGGCGCTGCGCGGCCTGTTTTCTCGGGCGCTCGAATGGGGTTTGATTGCCGAGCACCCTATGCGGACGGTGAAGGCATTACAGGCACCCAGCGGTAAGGTGCGCTGGCTGTCGGGCGACGAAGAGACCCGATTGCGCATGGCGCTAGATGCTCGCGAAGAGCGTGAACGCACCGGCCGTGAGTCGGCGAACGCATGGCGCGCCGCGAGGGGATACGAACCGATGCCAGACCTACGCAGCCTTGCCTTCGTCGACTACCTCAAGCCTGCGGTGCTACTTTCGATCAACACCGGCCTTCGGCAAGGTGAGCTGTTAAAGCTCAACTGGCAGCATGTAAACCTCGACCGTGCAATCTTGACCGTGATTGACGCTTTGGCGAAGTCCGGAAAGCAGCGCCACATTCCACTAAACGACGAAGCACTAGCAACGCTCAAGGCATGGCGCCAGCAACAGACGCAGCACAGCATTGTTTTCGCGAGCGCGGCCGGAGGCGTGCGGACCGACGTAAAAACCGCATGGTCCAAGCTGCTCAACGACGCAAAGATCACGCATTTCCGATGGCATGACATGCGCCACCACTTCGCGTCCCGGCTCGTTATGGCGGGCGTGGATCTCAACACGGTGCGCGAGCTACTTGGTCACGCCGATTTGACGATGACGCTGCGGTACGCGCATCTTGCGCCCGAGCACCTGTCGGCGGCCGTCGCGAAGCTTAACCGACCAGTTTCTGCGCTAGCCAGCGAATCAGAGAACGCATGA
- a CDS encoding DUF1835 domain-containing protein, which produces MQYIHVVNGDVAGATLKQALAQAGRPDSVVVLRDDLAVGPLADVDSVAMARSGFWQRVAPTSSIDFATEMRDALASLADLRDATTEVAIWHGQSASDQLMLRRVAFHLHQSPQRINEIGMDARELETPNGQGPLTTIGMYSGARLARRFSTIAPVSVLRIGRLAYEWQQTVRENADVRLWKGNTLVPVSYATVDEVILEHVPTDWASARDVVGSIMGAIDGLLASDWFVFWRCRELVGNGQLLLRGEADSLSTCELRRNVSVAI; this is translated from the coding sequence ATGCAATACATCCATGTCGTCAACGGCGATGTTGCCGGCGCCACGCTCAAGCAGGCGCTCGCACAGGCAGGCCGCCCCGATTCCGTCGTAGTGCTGCGCGACGACCTCGCCGTCGGGCCGCTGGCCGACGTCGATAGCGTGGCCATGGCGCGCTCGGGCTTCTGGCAGCGCGTGGCGCCCACCAGCAGCATCGATTTCGCCACTGAAATGCGCGACGCACTGGCGTCATTGGCAGACCTGCGCGATGCCACCACCGAGGTGGCGATCTGGCACGGCCAGAGTGCGTCGGACCAACTCATGCTGCGCCGGGTGGCGTTCCATCTGCATCAATCGCCGCAGCGGATCAACGAAATCGGCATGGATGCGCGCGAACTGGAAACGCCCAACGGCCAGGGGCCACTCACGACCATCGGCATGTATTCCGGGGCGCGACTGGCGCGGCGGTTCTCGACCATCGCACCGGTATCCGTGCTGCGCATCGGTCGCCTGGCGTACGAGTGGCAGCAGACCGTGCGCGAGAACGCCGACGTGCGCCTGTGGAAGGGCAACACGCTGGTACCGGTGTCATACGCCACGGTCGACGAAGTGATTCTGGAGCACGTGCCGACCGACTGGGCCAGCGCACGCGACGTGGTCGGCAGCATCATGGGCGCCATCGATGGGTTGCTCGCCAGCGACTGGTTCGTCTTCTGGCGTTGCCGCGAACTGGTCGGCAACGGCCAGTTGCTGCTGCGCGGTGAAGCCGACTCGCTCTCCACATGCGAGCTGCGCCGCAATGTGAGCGTGGCGATTTAA
- a CDS encoding Bug family tripartite tricarboxylate transporter substrate binding protein codes for MTAERSARRRLIASAALLCAGVSLLAAVPVQAQDYPAKPIRIIVAYPTGGISDNVARALGEKLSAQLGQPVVVENRAGAGGSIGMDAVAKAAPDGYTLGFSSVSPLTLNPHFGKLPYDPQKDIAPVANVMYAPMILLGTPSFTGKSFADMLGQSRAKPGSIRWSTSGLGTVGHLALEQIKTQARVDITLIPYKGGGQQLTDALGGQVEVMSTNVGPTLMQHIASGKLRPLAVGAPHRLDALPNVPTFAELGYAKANMASTFGVFAPAKTPVPVITRLNAEINKALAAPDLRDRLTQAAVVPAGGTPEQFAAAIRAEYDSNGRIVRAAGIKEQ; via the coding sequence ATGACTGCTGAACGTTCTGCCCGTCGTCGTCTGATTGCTTCTGCTGCGCTGCTGTGTGCTGGTGTTTCGCTGCTCGCTGCGGTGCCCGTGCAGGCGCAGGACTACCCGGCCAAGCCGATCCGCATCATCGTCGCCTATCCGACCGGTGGGATTTCCGACAACGTGGCCCGTGCCCTGGGGGAGAAGCTCTCGGCACAGCTTGGTCAGCCGGTGGTGGTGGAGAATCGCGCCGGTGCGGGCGGCAGTATCGGCATGGATGCGGTGGCCAAGGCTGCGCCCGATGGCTATACGCTGGGCTTTTCGTCGGTGAGCCCACTGACGCTCAACCCGCATTTCGGCAAGCTGCCGTATGACCCGCAGAAGGACATCGCCCCCGTGGCCAACGTCATGTACGCGCCGATGATCCTGCTGGGCACGCCGTCGTTCACGGGCAAGAGCTTTGCCGACATGCTGGGCCAGTCGCGCGCCAAGCCGGGTTCGATCCGCTGGTCGACGTCGGGTCTGGGCACGGTGGGGCATCTGGCGCTGGAGCAGATCAAGACGCAGGCGCGTGTCGATATCACGCTGATTCCGTACAAGGGCGGTGGCCAGCAACTGACGGACGCGCTGGGCGGGCAGGTGGAGGTGATGTCGACTAATGTCGGCCCGACGCTGATGCAGCATATCGCCAGCGGCAAACTGCGCCCCCTTGCGGTGGGCGCGCCGCACCGGCTCGATGCGCTGCCGAACGTGCCGACCTTTGCCGAACTTGGTTATGCCAAGGCCAACATGGCGTCAACGTTCGGTGTGTTTGCGCCGGCCAAGACGCCCGTGCCGGTCATCACGCGGCTGAATGCGGAGATCAACAAGGCGCTGGCCGCGCCCGACCTGCGCGATCGACTCACGCAGGCCGCCGTGGTGCCGGCAGGCGGCACGCCCGAGCAATTTGCTGCCGCTATCCGCGCGGAATACGACAGCAACGGCCGCATCGTGCGCGCCGCGGGCATCAAGGAACAGTAA
- a CDS encoding M20/M25/M40 family metallo-hydrolase, producing the protein MRAKSMVRGMRSVMLAALAMGGALVAGQAAAVPPAEIYKRAQQEKPALIDTMKTLVSIESGSKDIEGLDKIAGVIADRLRLLGGDVKLIDPSDHAYRMADTPEKIGKMVLARFKGEGTRNIMLIAHMDTVYLKGMLAQQPFRIDGDRAYGLGIADDKNGVAVILHTVSILQAVGFKKYGTLTVLINGDEEISSPGARAMQAKLGAEQDAVFSCEGTRVTSDKLSLATSGIGAILLDVKGKASHAGGAPEQGRNALYELSHQVLQMRDLSKPETGLKVNWTVSQAGTNRNVIPAVASAQADVRLLRAADADKLEETVNERIKNKLIPDTQVTAKFERRRPPLEATPASRALAEHAQKIYGELGKTLEIDDKAEGGGTDAAFAASKTKAPVIERFGLASFGAHSNDAEYVDLNSIVPRLYLLTRMVMDVSRDRVGVTK; encoded by the coding sequence ATGAGAGCCAAGTCGATGGTGAGGGGAATGCGGTCGGTCATGCTGGCAGCGCTGGCGATGGGCGGTGCATTGGTGGCGGGTCAGGCCGCCGCCGTGCCCCCTGCTGAGATCTATAAGCGCGCCCAGCAGGAAAAGCCTGCACTGATCGACACCATGAAGACGCTGGTGTCGATTGAATCCGGCAGCAAGGACATCGAAGGCCTGGACAAGATTGCCGGCGTGATTGCCGACCGCCTGCGCCTGCTGGGTGGCGACGTCAAGCTGATCGACCCGAGCGACCACGCGTACCGCATGGCCGACACGCCCGAGAAGATCGGCAAGATGGTGCTCGCGCGCTTCAAGGGCGAGGGCACGCGCAACATCATGCTGATCGCGCACATGGATACGGTGTACCTCAAGGGCATGCTCGCGCAGCAGCCGTTCCGCATCGATGGCGACCGCGCCTACGGCCTGGGTATCGCCGACGACAAGAACGGCGTGGCCGTCATCCTGCACACCGTGTCGATCCTGCAGGCGGTTGGCTTCAAGAAATACGGCACGCTCACCGTGCTCATCAACGGCGATGAAGAGATCAGCTCGCCGGGCGCGCGCGCCATGCAGGCCAAGCTGGGCGCCGAACAAGACGCCGTGTTCTCGTGCGAGGGCACGCGTGTGACCTCCGACAAGCTGTCGCTGGCCACCAGCGGCATCGGTGCCATCCTGCTGGATGTGAAGGGCAAGGCCTCGCACGCGGGCGGCGCGCCGGAGCAGGGCCGCAACGCGCTGTACGAGCTGTCGCACCAGGTGCTGCAGATGCGCGATCTGTCCAAGCCGGAGACCGGCCTCAAGGTCAATTGGACGGTGTCGCAGGCCGGCACCAACCGCAACGTGATTCCGGCCGTGGCGAGCGCCCAGGCAGACGTGCGCCTGCTGCGCGCGGCCGATGCCGACAAGCTGGAAGAGACCGTCAACGAGCGCATCAAGAACAAGCTGATTCCCGATACGCAGGTGACGGCCAAGTTCGAGCGCCGCCGCCCGCCTCTGGAGGCCACGCCGGCTTCGCGCGCGCTGGCCGAGCATGCCCAGAAGATCTACGGCGAGCTTGGCAAGACACTGGAGATTGATGACAAGGCAGAGGGTGGTGGTACGGATGCGGCCTTCGCCGCCTCCAAGACCAAGGCGCCGGTGATCGAGCGCTTCGGCCTGGCCAGCTTCGGGGCGCACTCGAATGACGCCGAGTACGTCGACCTGAACTCCATCGTGCCGCGCCTGTACCTGCTTACGCGCATGGTGATGGATGTGTCGCGTGACCGCGTGGGCGTGACCAAGTAA
- a CDS encoding high-potential iron-sulfur protein, with protein MSNRRQFLKSIPIVAAAGAVMSMSDLALAAPMVAETDPQAAALGYKADTTKVDKAKFPKHAADQHCGNCALYQGGTAAQGGCPLFAGKDVANKGWCSAWAKKA; from the coding sequence ATGTCCAATCGTCGTCAATTCCTGAAGAGCATCCCGATCGTGGCCGCCGCGGGCGCCGTCATGTCGATGTCGGATCTGGCTCTGGCAGCACCGATGGTGGCGGAGACCGACCCGCAAGCCGCCGCCCTCGGCTACAAGGCCGACACCACCAAGGTCGACAAGGCCAAGTTCCCGAAGCACGCAGCAGATCAACACTGCGGCAACTGCGCCCTGTACCAAGGCGGCACGGCAGCACAAGGCGGCTGCCCGCTGTTCGCCGGCAAGGACGTTGCCAACAAGGGCTGGTGCAGCGCCTGGGCGAAGAAGGCCTAA
- the hisC gene encoding histidinol-phosphate transaminase, whose translation MSRYWSDVVQQLVPYVPGEQPALAHPVKLNTNENPYPPSPRVVEAIARELGDTGNSLRRYPDPLSRRLRETVAAHHGLQPEQVFAGNGSDEVLAHVFQALLKHDKPLRFPDISYSFYPTYARLYGVQCDVIPLADDFSINADDYLGDAGGVLFPNPNAPTGHALPLAEIERIVAANPSSVVVIDEAYVDFGAQSAISLVDRYPNLLVVHTTSKSRSLAGMRVGFAFGHAALIEALNRVKDSFNSYPLDRLAQVAAQAAYEDDTYFRTTCARVIASRDRLTQALHTLGFEVVPSAANFVFARHPAHDAATLAAHLKAQEIFVRHFKLPRIDQHLRITVGSDDECDAFIEALRDLLA comes from the coding sequence GTGAGCCGTTACTGGAGCGATGTGGTTCAGCAACTTGTGCCGTATGTCCCGGGTGAACAACCCGCGCTGGCGCACCCGGTCAAGCTGAACACCAACGAGAACCCCTACCCACCGTCGCCGCGCGTGGTTGAGGCCATCGCCCGTGAACTGGGCGACACGGGCAACAGCCTGCGCCGCTATCCCGATCCGCTGTCGCGCCGGCTGCGCGAGACGGTCGCCGCGCATCACGGCTTGCAGCCCGAGCAGGTGTTTGCAGGCAACGGTTCAGACGAGGTGCTGGCGCACGTATTCCAAGCGCTGCTCAAGCACGACAAGCCGCTGCGTTTTCCCGACATTTCGTACAGCTTCTACCCGACCTACGCCCGGCTGTACGGCGTGCAGTGCGACGTGATTCCGCTGGCCGACGATTTTTCGATCAACGCTGATGACTATCTGGGCGACGCGGGCGGTGTGCTGTTCCCGAACCCGAACGCGCCGACCGGCCATGCGTTGCCGCTGGCAGAGATCGAGCGGATCGTCGCGGCCAACCCGTCGTCTGTGGTGGTGATTGACGAAGCGTATGTGGATTTCGGTGCTCAGTCGGCAATCTCGCTCGTCGACCGCTATCCGAATCTGCTGGTCGTGCATACGACGTCCAAGTCCCGCTCGCTCGCCGGCATGCGGGTCGGCTTTGCGTTTGGCCACGCAGCGCTCATCGAAGCGCTCAACCGCGTGAAGGACAGCTTCAACTCGTACCCGCTGGATCGCCTTGCCCAAGTGGCAGCCCAGGCGGCTTACGAAGACGACACCTACTTCCGCACCACCTGCGCGCGCGTGATCGCCAGCCGCGATCGGCTGACACAAGCCCTGCACACCCTGGGGTTCGAGGTCGTGCCGTCGGCCGCGAACTTTGTCTTCGCACGGCATCCTGCACACGATGCCGCCACGCTGGCGGCGCACCTGAAAGCGCAGGAAATCTTTGTACGTCATTTCAAGCTGCCGCGCATCGACCAGCATCTGCGCATCACGGTCGGCAGCGATGACGAATGCGACGCATTCATCGAGGCGCTGCGCGACCTGCTGGCCTGA
- a CDS encoding porin, whose amino-acid sequence MKKSAILVAVGALFAGSAYAQSSVTLYGIVDTSIHYINNANQAGNSVTQMESGAVSNSRWGLKGSEDLGGGNKALFVLESGFNSDSGTMSSKGTLFNRQSFVGLQNKDLGTITLGRQYNFGFTTGGNFDPLGVGNYDGNSWMYYGLTGLRESNMLKYEGKWNGLSVGLAYGFGEVAGAASQNSYVGGTVAYEFGPAYIGGFAQQHKDIAGNKQTVWGIGGNYTVGPAKLYVGYIDSSDATGCVNSSSNCVGGSAFGLNIYGNATTGAGLTPGATKRRDHVGILGVTYNVTPALALTGAFYYDSISNAQLTAGNDGKRYTGVLLAEYALSKRTQVYGTIDYNKVKDAALPQLSGGGNATGIGKSNQTSAGVGIRHIF is encoded by the coding sequence ATGAAAAAGTCTGCCATTCTGGTTGCAGTTGGCGCCCTGTTCGCAGGTTCTGCCTACGCCCAATCGAGCGTGACGCTGTACGGTATTGTCGATACCAGCATTCACTACATCAACAACGCTAACCAAGCTGGCAACAGCGTGACCCAGATGGAAAGCGGTGCTGTGTCCAACAGCCGCTGGGGCCTGAAGGGCTCGGAAGACCTGGGTGGTGGCAACAAGGCACTGTTCGTGCTGGAAAGCGGCTTCAATTCCGATTCGGGCACGATGAGCAGCAAGGGTACGCTGTTCAATCGTCAATCGTTCGTGGGTCTGCAGAACAAGGACCTGGGCACCATCACGCTGGGCCGTCAATACAACTTCGGCTTTACGACTGGCGGCAACTTTGACCCGCTGGGCGTGGGTAACTACGACGGCAACTCGTGGATGTACTACGGCCTGACCGGTCTGCGCGAGTCGAACATGCTGAAGTACGAAGGCAAGTGGAACGGCCTGTCGGTCGGCCTGGCCTACGGCTTTGGTGAAGTGGCTGGCGCTGCTAGCCAGAACTCGTACGTTGGCGGCACGGTGGCCTATGAATTCGGCCCGGCCTACATCGGCGGCTTCGCACAGCAGCACAAGGACATCGCTGGCAACAAGCAAACCGTGTGGGGTATCGGCGGTAACTACACCGTTGGGCCGGCCAAGCTGTACGTGGGCTACATCGACAGCAGCGATGCCACCGGTTGCGTGAACAGCTCGTCGAACTGCGTTGGTGGCAGCGCCTTCGGCCTGAACATCTACGGCAACGCCACCACGGGCGCTGGCCTGACCCCGGGCGCGACGAAGCGTCGTGACCACGTCGGCATCCTGGGCGTGACGTACAACGTCACCCCGGCACTGGCTCTGACGGGCGCGTTCTACTACGACAGCATCAGCAACGCACAGCTGACCGCCGGCAACGACGGCAAGCGCTACACCGGCGTTCTGCTGGCCGAATACGCTCTGTCCAAGCGCACGCAAGTCTACGGCACGATCGACTACAACAAGGTCAAGGACGCAGCACTGCCGCAACTGTCGGGTGGCGGCAACGCAACCGGCATTGGCAAGTCGAACCAGACCAGCGCTGGCGTGGGTATCCGCCACATCTTCTAA
- a CDS encoding cellulose 1,4-beta-cellobiosidase: MDISSLSSNASLYATSSLSSTSATTATTATSTSDTSGTTGTTPVRHHRHHGGGGGGGDFMQAIEQALAQAGVSDPSAISSTSSTSSTSATSGVSSTGSTAAANATDGSTPPPPPAVGDDASVGKDIHKLKHDLFAALKSASGSDSTSSTGGASGSYGSDLSSGLQNLISQLNSGDTSSNSALSALQSDFQQLVGNVQGGSSSSSSGTGGSSSSASSASLQDFLQQLAQNLGGQSTASVAVGSSINVYS; encoded by the coding sequence GTGGACATCTCTTCCCTCAGCAGCAATGCATCGCTGTATGCGACGAGCAGCCTCTCGTCGACCAGCGCGACTACCGCAACAACGGCCACTTCCACCAGCGACACGTCCGGCACCACCGGCACGACGCCGGTACGCCACCATCGCCATCATGGCGGCGGCGGTGGCGGCGGTGATTTCATGCAAGCGATCGAGCAGGCACTCGCCCAAGCCGGCGTGTCGGATCCCTCGGCAATCTCGTCGACGTCATCGACATCATCGACCAGCGCAACCAGTGGTGTCAGCAGCACCGGCAGCACGGCCGCCGCCAACGCGACCGACGGCTCGACTCCACCGCCTCCGCCCGCTGTTGGCGACGACGCGTCGGTGGGCAAAGACATCCACAAGCTCAAGCACGACTTGTTTGCAGCGCTGAAGAGCGCGAGCGGCAGCGACAGCACGTCCAGTACAGGCGGCGCTTCGGGCAGCTATGGGTCGGACCTGTCGTCGGGCCTGCAGAACCTGATCTCGCAGCTCAACAGCGGGGATACCTCGTCGAACAGCGCGTTGTCGGCGCTGCAATCGGATTTCCAGCAGCTCGTGGGCAACGTGCAAGGCGGTTCGAGCAGCAGCTCCAGCGGCACGGGCGGCTCGTCGTCGTCCGCGAGCTCGGCATCGCTGCAAGACTTCCTGCAGCAGCTGGCGCAGAACCTGGGCGGTCAGTCGACGGCGTCCGTGGCCGTGGGCAGCAGCATCAACGTCTATAGCTGA